The proteins below come from a single Takifugu flavidus isolate HTHZ2018 chromosome 6, ASM371156v2, whole genome shotgun sequence genomic window:
- the elfn1b gene encoding protein ELFN1, whose product MDRISGRLFPMDTVTTSQMAQRTGQRRRRPSVTGGSSSAVLSTFLCWLVVLSVMRLPVVTADCWLIEGEKGFVWLAICSMNQPPYESIPAHINSTIVDLRLNENKIRSVHYSSLSRFGNLTYLNLTKNDISYVEDGAFSAQFNLQVLQMGFNKLRNLTEGMLRGLGKLQYLYLQANLIETVTPNTFWECPNIENIDLSMNKIQVLDGSLFSGLSKLTTCELYTNPFNCSCELLGFLRWLSTFPNRTSERMVCDSPQGFFGYSLLSQNLRMSSQGNALHMLSVVCTDVDSSVTSFNGIGMADFTTMLPDFASPCGLDDCASGTPPDEVINFSPIFSDTNPIMTLKQVQHSSAVITVQLPHPYKKMYILALYNNSFFMDIQNLRRQREDIELKNLKPNTNYTYCVASIRNSLRFNHTCLTISTGRQSGVERAVNKSSATHYIMTILGCLFGMLLFLGLIVHCLRKRRLMEEKERKMSRIQRTLIELKYGGDDDIEGGGVGPVSQKLSAGDSLSRIPYLPQGGEIDPYKLQEVIETPPHKPAKLNYMEVRGSGIEREREREREREREREREMSPQANPQGSVAEISTIAKEVDKVNQIINNCIDALKSESTSFQQGIKSPSAGGGSVSTAEPQLVLLSEQVERVDRGGEFLSPVYKGGRGGRDERGRSYHHSLQRHHSMDAPPTSKRPSTSSSPGSARSPRSFRSEGGYHSSETRYIERTSPGERGERGGGCGDAIRTVNPAAAILRAEAQRIRQYNEHRHSYPGSQQQLQELQHHPQILQELHHHPGRKPSVLDPLTLSRHAKQRELAYSQLSPHYQLSPQYHNLSYCSSPEEDEEEEGLLCTPTLGLWERFKLHRKRHRQASMEDEGYMAAGHALRQKVQFAKDEDLHDILDYWKGVSAQQKT is encoded by the exons ATGGACAGAATCTCTGGTCGGCTTTTTCCAATGGACACTGTGACGACATCCCAAATGGcccagaggacaggacagagacggCGGAGACCCAGCGTGACTGGAGGTTCCTCGTCGGCGGTGCTCTCCACATTCCTCTGTTGGCTGGTCGTGCTGTCAGTCATGCGGTTGCCCGTGGTAACAGCTGACTGCTGGCTTATCGAGGGGGAGAAAGGCTTTGTGTGGCTGGCCATCTGCAGCATGAATCAGCCTCCCTATGAGTCCATCCCCGCACACATCAACAG CACTATCGTGGACCTGAGGCTGAATGAGAACAAGATTCGGTCCGTGCATTACTCCTCCCTCAGTCGCTTTGGGAACCTCACCTACCTGAATCTCACCAAGAACGACATCAGCTACGTAGAAGATGGAgccttctcagcccagttcaaCTTACAG gttctCCAGATGGGGTTTAACAAATTGAGGAACCTGACTGAGGGGATGCTGCGAGGCCTGGGCAAGCTGCAGTACCTGTACTTGCAGGCGAACCTCATCGAAACCGTCACGCCCAACACCTTCTGGGAATGCCCCAATATAGAGAATATCGACCTTTCCATGAACAA GATCCAAGTGCTGGATGGAAGTTTGTTTTCTGGACTCTCAAAACTAACAACCTGTGAACTTTACACAAACCCCTTCAACTGTTCCTGTGAGCTGCTGGGTTTCCTGCGCTGGCTTTCAACCTTCCCCAACAGGACCAGCGAGAGGATGGTCTGTGACTCTCCTCAGGGGTTCTTTGGTTACAGCCTCCTGAGCCAGAACCTTCGCATGTCTTCTCAAGGCAACGCCCTCCATATGCTTAGTGTCGTCTGCACAGACGTCGACAGCAGCGTAACGTCATTCAATGGCATCGGCATGGCCGATTTCACCACCATGCTTCCAGACTTTGCATCTCCCTGTGGATTGGACGATTGTGCCTCTGGTACCCCTCCAGACGAGGTAATCAACTTCAGCCCTATTTTCTCCGACACCAATCCAATCATGACTCTAAAGCAGGTGCAGCACTCGAGCGCGGTGATAACTGTTCAGCTCCCTCACCCATACAAGAAGATGTACATCCTGGCGCTTTACAACAACAGTTTCTTCATGGATATCCAAAATTTGAGACGTCAAAGAGAAGACATTGAGCTGAAAAATCTAAAACCTAATACCAATTACACTTACTGCGTAGCTTCTATACGAAACTCTTTGCGTTTCAACCACACCTGCCTGACAATTTCCACTGGCCGCCAGAGCGGTGTGGAAAGGGCAGTAAATAAGTCATCAGCCACCCATTACATAATGACTATTTTGGGATGCCTTTTTGGGATGCTACTCTTCCTTGGCCTTATTGTCCATTGCCTGAGGAAGCGAAGACttatggaggagaaggagaggaaaatgagccGGATCCAGAGGACTCTGATCGAGCTCAAGTATGGTGGAGACGATGACATAGAAGGAGGAGGTGTAGGCCCAGTGTCCCAGAAGCTTAGTGCCGGGGACAGTTTATCCAGAATCCCTTACCTTCCTCAGGGTGGAGAGATCGATCCATACAAGCTGCAAGAGGTGATAGAAACCCCACCACACAAGCCAGCTAAACTTAATTACATGGAGGTGAGAGGGTCCGGCattgagagggagagggagagggagagggagagagagagagaaagagaaagagagatgtcACCGCAAGCCAATCCCCAAGGCTCAGTCGCTGAGATCTCTACTATCGCAAAAGAGGTTGACAAAGTTAACCAGATAATCAACAACTGCATAGACGCACTCAAGTCAGAGTCAACCTCGTTTCAACAGGGGATCAAATCTCCCTCTGCAGGCGGAGGGTCTGTTTCCACGGCAGAGCCTCAACTGGTGCTTCTCTCTGAGCAAGTGGAAAGAgtagacagaggaggggagttTTTGTCACCAGTTTataagggaggaagaggaggaagagatgagaggGGAAGAAGTTACCATCACTCTCTGCAGAGACATCACAGTATGGAcgctcctcccacctccaaaCGGCCTAGTACCTCTTCTTCACCAGGCTCTGCCCGCAGCCCACGGTCTTTCCGCTCAGAGGGAGGATACCACTCCTCAGAGACACGCTACATTGAGAGGACCTcacctggagagagaggagaaaggggaggaggatgTGGAGACGCTATCCGTACAGTCAATCCAGCAGCAGCCATCCTCCGGGCAGAAGCTCAGCGAATTCGCCAGTACAACGAACACCGACACTCCTATCCCGGCTCCCAGCAACAACTCCAGGAGTTGCAGCACCATCCCCAGatcctccaggagctccaccaccacccaggCCGTAAACCCTCAGTGTTAGACCCCCTTACTCTCAGCAGGCATGCCAAGCAGCGTGAACTTGCTTACTCTCAACTCTCCCCACACTACCAACTGTCACCCCAATACCACAATCTCAGCTACTGCTCCAGcccagaggaggatgaggaagaagaagggcTCCTCTGCACACCGACCCTGGGGCTATGGGAGAGGTTCAAGCTACACCGCAAGAGGCACCGGCAGGCTTCCATGGAGGATGAGGGATACATGGCAGCAGGACACGCACTCCGGCAAAAGGTGCAGTTCGCCAAGGATGAGGATCTTCATGACATACTGGACTACTGGAAGGGTGTTTCTGCCCAGCAGAAGACCTGA